Proteins encoded by one window of Fibrobacter sp.:
- a CDS encoding LemA family protein encodes MILGIVVAVIVVIAVAVASMYNGLVKLRNNRENAFANIDVQLKQRFDLIPQLVASVKGYAAHEKETLEKVIAARNSGMGAATVDEKVAADKALSGALAGLRVTLEAYPELKANQNFLQLQGELSDIENKLAAARRFFNSTTKELNNACEVFPSNIIAGMFGFKRAAMYEATENRETLNKAPEVKF; translated from the coding sequence ATGATCTTGGGAATTGTTGTCGCTGTAATCGTCGTTATTGCAGTTGCCGTAGCTAGTATGTACAATGGTTTGGTAAAGCTTCGCAACAATCGCGAAAATGCCTTTGCCAATATCGATGTTCAGTTGAAGCAGCGCTTCGATCTTATTCCTCAGTTGGTGGCTTCCGTGAAGGGGTATGCCGCCCACGAAAAGGAAACCCTTGAAAAGGTCATTGCAGCTCGTAACTCTGGCATGGGTGCCGCAACTGTCGATGAAAAGGTGGCTGCAGACAAGGCTCTGTCCGGTGCTTTGGCTGGCCTTCGCGTGACCTTGGAAGCCTATCCCGAACTGAAGGCGAACCAGAACTTCCTCCAGCTTCAGGGTGAACTCTCTGATATCGAGAACAAGCTGGCTGCCGCTCGCCGCTTCTTCAATTCCACCACAAAGGAACTGAACAACGCCTGCGAAGTTTTCCCCAGCAATATCATTGCAGGCATGTTCGGTTTTAAGCGTGCTGCCATGTACGAGGCCACCGAAAATCGCGAAACCCTGAATAAGGCTCCCGAAGTAAAGTTTTAG
- a CDS encoding M48 family metallopeptidase, which translates to MKYVGMQTQIWRNNRNTVILLCLYPVIIFAMVWAFIFVLDYFGVFCVFMPQSLVSLTKAVTIGDVCRETGVSYGSHWPVVWGVFFKVLPAVAVIVGTWFTLAYCSNVAIIRRVTHAKPLERKENLRIYNIVENLCIAGGIEMPQINIVEDANMNAFASGIDVKTFTITLTTGLIDGLDDSELAAVVGHELTHIKNRDTRLMVVCIVFVGLVSIIQKIFIEIIKGMLRGSRSRSSRKGKGGGGILIIMFFAVVGVVISTVAYFFSFVNRLAISRKREYVADAGAAELCGDPLALASALTKISLSPGLSQIQRKDVAQLYIINPDEEDDNVIGMSLTKKIDSVFWTHPDTPERIKLLRQF; encoded by the coding sequence ATGAAATACGTCGGAATGCAGACCCAGATCTGGCGGAATAACAGGAACACTGTTATTCTGCTTTGCCTGTATCCTGTCATTATCTTTGCCATGGTGTGGGCGTTTATTTTCGTTCTCGATTACTTTGGCGTATTTTGCGTTTTCATGCCGCAATCGCTTGTCAGTTTGACAAAGGCGGTGACAATCGGCGACGTTTGTCGCGAGACGGGTGTGTCGTATGGATCGCACTGGCCCGTGGTATGGGGCGTTTTTTTCAAGGTCCTGCCCGCCGTTGCTGTTATAGTCGGAACGTGGTTTACCCTTGCCTATTGTAGCAATGTGGCGATCATTCGGCGAGTGACCCATGCGAAGCCTCTTGAACGCAAGGAAAATCTTCGTATCTACAATATCGTAGAGAACCTGTGCATTGCAGGGGGCATTGAGATGCCTCAAATCAATATTGTAGAAGATGCGAACATGAATGCCTTCGCTAGCGGTATTGATGTAAAGACCTTTACCATTACCTTGACTACAGGGCTCATAGACGGTCTGGACGATTCCGAATTGGCCGCTGTGGTAGGGCACGAACTGACTCACATCAAGAATCGTGACACCCGCCTGATGGTGGTGTGCATCGTCTTCGTAGGGCTCGTCTCTATCATTCAAAAGATTTTTATCGAGATTATCAAGGGCATGCTCCGCGGTTCTCGTTCCCGCAGCAGTCGAAAGGGAAAGGGTGGCGGCGGCATTCTCATAATCATGTTTTTTGCTGTCGTTGGGGTCGTTATTTCCACTGTCGCCTATTTCTTCAGTTTTGTCAACCGATTGGCAATTTCCCGCAAGCGAGAGTACGTGGCGGATGCTGGTGCTGCCGAACTTTGCGGTGATCCCTTGGCGTTGGCGAGTGCGCTTACAAAGATTTCCTTGTCGCCGGGACTGTCCCAGATTCAGCGAAAAGATGTGGCGCAGCTTTACATTATCAATCCCGACGAGGAAGATGATAACGTTATCGGCATGAGCCTAACAAAAAAAATCGATTCCGTGTTCTGGACTCATCCCGATACTCCTGAACGAATCAAGCTTTTGCGGCAGTTCTAG